A genomic window from Triticum dicoccoides isolate Atlit2015 ecotype Zavitan unplaced genomic scaffold, WEW_v2.0 scaffold90170, whole genome shotgun sequence includes:
- the LOC119348370 gene encoding uncharacterized protein LOC119348370, whose amino-acid sequence MQNALLKLWAMVEDAKSARVNDNLENSFTIHHLTEEKNKLEANYDKLVQDVHELMNFQEDKVVDFRHLQSAIIYQQEVRKELTDDMKAKMAKKDAETQQLTQKYEVLLNLTRAQATVIQNLKLNKMKEKQVLPEASMNLELKNAELTKC is encoded by the coding sequence TGGTTGAAGATGCCAAAAGTGCTAGGGTGAATGACAATCTTGAGAATTCTTTCACTATCCACCATCTGacagaagagaagaacaagctgGAGGCCAACTATGACAAGCTAGTCCAAGATGTGCATGAGCTGATGAACTTCCAGGAAGATAAGGTGGTGGATTTCAGGCATCTGCAGTCTGCCATTATATATCAGCAGGAGGTAAGAAAAGAACTGACTGATGATATGAAGGCAAAGATGGCAAAGAAAGATGCAGAGACCCAGCAACTTACTCAGAAGTATGAGGTGCTGCTCAACCTGACAAGAGCTCAAGCAACAGTCATTCAGAACTTGAAGTTGAACAAAATGAAAGAGAAGCAAGTGCTTCCTGAAGCTAGTATGAATTTGGAGCTGAAGAATGCAGAGCTAACTAAGTGTTAG